In one Sporomusa sphaeroides DSM 2875 genomic region, the following are encoded:
- the cysT gene encoding sulfate ABC transporter permease subunit CysT yields the protein MSLKSLTITKHSILPGFGLTMGFTMLYIGLLVLIPLSTIILTAAGIGWAEFWEIVTAPRLVASYKLSFGASLIAASINAIFGLLVAWVLVRYSFPGKRIIDGLVDLPFALPTAVAGITLTTLYAPNGWIGSHLALLGIKGAYSPLGVVIALTFIGLPFVVRMVQPVLQTLDKEVEEAAASLGAGRLQTFTRIILPEIFPALLTGFALAFARALGEYGSVVFISGNMPMKTEITPLLIMTKLEQYDYSGASAIAAVMLFVSFILLFVINLLQWWQGRRHG from the coding sequence ATGAGTCTTAAATCCCTTACTATAACGAAACATAGCATCCTGCCGGGTTTTGGACTCACTATGGGCTTTACCATGTTATATATTGGGCTCCTAGTATTGATTCCGTTATCTACCATTATTCTTACGGCAGCTGGAATAGGGTGGGCAGAGTTTTGGGAAATAGTCACAGCTCCGAGACTGGTGGCATCCTATAAACTCAGTTTTGGCGCATCCCTGATTGCCGCCTCCATAAACGCCATATTTGGCTTATTGGTAGCCTGGGTACTGGTACGCTATTCGTTTCCCGGCAAACGAATTATCGATGGACTTGTTGACCTGCCATTTGCTCTTCCTACCGCCGTTGCCGGTATTACATTAACCACGCTGTATGCTCCAAACGGCTGGATTGGCAGCCATTTGGCCTTACTTGGCATCAAAGGCGCCTACTCGCCTCTGGGGGTTGTCATAGCCCTTACCTTTATTGGATTGCCGTTTGTGGTGCGCATGGTTCAACCTGTCCTGCAAACATTAGACAAAGAAGTAGAAGAAGCGGCGGCCAGCTTGGGGGCTGGTCGCCTGCAAACTTTTACCAGGATTATCTTGCCGGAGATATTCCCAGCCCTCTTGACCGGGTTTGCGCTGGCGTTTGCCCGGGCTTTGGGGGAATATGGATCAGTTGTGTTTATCTCAGGCAATATGCCGATGAAAACCGAGATTACGCCGCTGCTGATTATGACTAAGCTTGAGCAATATGACTACAGCGGTGCCAGTGCCATAGCGGCGGTTATGCTGTTTGTTTCATTTATCCTGCTGTTCGTAATTAACCTTTTGCAGTGGTGGCAGGGGAGACGGCATGGCTGA
- the cysW gene encoding sulfate ABC transporter permease subunit CysW — MASNIALRSKTIRQTPGSTTELPLVRWLLIALALAFLGLMLIVPVIAVFVKAFEQGLALYVKAITEPDALAAIKLTLLTVSIAVPLNTLFGLTAAWAIAKFEFRGRNFLITLIDLPFAVSPVIAGLIFVFLFGKPGIFGPWLAAHDIKIIFAVPGIVLATVFVTFPFIARELIPLMQAQGTAEEEAALTLGANGWKTFWHVTLPNIKWGLIYGVILTSARAVGEFGAVSVVSGHIRGLTNTMPLHVEILYNEYQFVAAFAVASLMTLLAIITLVVKNIAEWEVQQQSQELAE, encoded by the coding sequence ATGGCCAGTAATATAGCACTGCGGTCAAAAACTATACGGCAAACTCCCGGCTCAACAACCGAACTGCCATTGGTTCGCTGGCTGCTTATTGCCCTTGCCCTCGCATTTCTGGGGTTAATGCTGATTGTTCCTGTCATTGCCGTATTTGTAAAAGCATTTGAACAAGGCTTGGCATTGTATGTTAAAGCCATTACAGAACCGGATGCGTTGGCTGCTATTAAGCTTACGCTGCTGACAGTAAGCATTGCTGTACCGCTTAATACACTGTTTGGGCTGACGGCGGCCTGGGCAATAGCCAAATTTGAGTTCAGAGGCAGAAACTTTCTAATCACACTGATTGACCTGCCGTTTGCTGTTTCGCCGGTTATTGCCGGACTGATTTTTGTATTCTTGTTTGGCAAACCGGGTATCTTCGGCCCGTGGCTGGCTGCCCACGATATCAAGATTATTTTTGCTGTGCCGGGGATTGTTTTGGCCACAGTTTTTGTTACTTTCCCTTTTATTGCCCGCGAACTAATACCACTGATGCAGGCTCAGGGAACAGCCGAGGAAGAGGCGGCATTAACTTTAGGCGCGAACGGCTGGAAAACTTTTTGGCATGTTACCTTACCCAATATCAAATGGGGGCTGATTTACGGCGTTATTCTTACAAGTGCGAGGGCAGTGGGTGAATTCGGTGCGGTATCGGTTGTTTCAGGACATATTCGCGGCCTTACCAACACCATGCCGCTGCATGTTGAAATTTTATATAATGAATACCAGTTTGTTGCGGCATTTGCCGTGGCTTCCCTGATGACGCTGCTGGCCATCATAACCTTAGTTGTAAAAAACATTGCCGAATGGGAAGTGCAGCAGCAAAGCCAGGAGTTAGCTGAGTAG